gagagaggaggggagatGGCCATGTACCGATGCAGCAACATGGTGATCGGGTACCTGAACCTCTTGTCGCTGCTGGCGTCGATTCCGATCATCGGCGGGGGACTGTGGCTGGCGCGGAGCTCGAAGACGTGCGAGTCGTTGCTGCAGAAGCCGCTGCTGGTGCTGGGCTTCGTGGTGCTGCTGGTGTCGCTGGCGGGGTTCGTGGGGGCGTGCTTCAACGTGGCGTGGGCGCTGTGGCTCTACCTCCTGGTGATGCTCCTCCTCATCGCGGCGCTCCTCGGCCTGACGGTGTTCGGGTTCGCCGTCACCGGCCGCGGCGGCGGGGTGCAGGTGCCCGGCCGGGTGTACCGGGAGTACCACCTGGAGGACTATTCCCGGTGGCTCCGGCGGCGGATCACGGAGGGCCGGTACTGGCAGGCGGCGAGGGCCTGCGTCGTGGGCTCCAAGGCCTGCGCCAACATCGTACTCTGGACTCCCTTGGACTACCTCCAAAAGGACCTCACGCCGATCCAGGTAACCTATGATTCAATTTCAATCAGACGGTAAAGAACCCAACCTATATAACTCCAGCATGGAGAACAGGGGAAAAGCGTTGGGAGAGCAGAGCTCAATAGAGACGAGTTTCTAAAAGGTTGCACTTTTTTTGTGCAGTCCGGGTGCTGCAAGCCGCCGACATCGTGCACGTACAGCGCGggggcggcggtggcggcgcaGGACGCGGACTGCTACCGGTGGAACAACGCGGCGAGCGTGCTGTGCTACGAGTGCGACTCGTGCAAGGCCGGGGTCCTGGAACAGGTAAGGCGGGACTGGCACAAGCTCTCCGTCCTCAACGTCGTCGTCCTCGTCTTCCTCCTCGTCGTCTACTTCACTGGCTGCTGCGCCCTCCGCAACGCCCGCCGTGCCGAATACGGGTACCCCTATGGCGAGAACCACATGTCCAAAATGCGACCTCGCTGGGACTACTACTGGTACGTACTCCACTATTATTATTCAACCATTCCCTCCCCTGCCTTCCTTCTTGCTTATACCATCTTTAATTTATCTCGAAAACTTGATCCCATGGTACCTGTTCCTGTTGTGCAGGGGGAGGTGGTGGCGTGACAGAAGGGACCAGCTCTATTAGCTCCCTTCCCTTCGTTTTGACCCGGATTGTGCCATGAAGGTTGTGAGTTTCTCGGGCCTGTAGATATTTTGGTTGAGCGTATGACTAGGAGATGGATGAAGCTCCATTGGAATGCATGCTGAGGAGGATTTTGGAATGGAATGATTTGTTGTCCAGATGACTCTAAGGTGATAGACTGCATACTTCATCATCACTCAATCGCCACTGCATCTGCTTTCCATGAAGTCCAGAGCAAGCATCCTTGCAATATGTAATATATATACACGCATGAGCATGCATTCTAAGATAATTCAACGTTGACAAAAAGAATCGATCCTTGCTTCCATACAGAGACAAAACGAGCACAATTGTAGTTGTGTAAGCCTTTTTGATTAAATTCCATTAGCTTCTTATGCCCATCGCTGTGATTATTCCGTTTAAGCTTGGACGatgtttttatcttttctaccGTTTTGATATTGGTTTTTTTAACCGAGAGATGAACTTCATCACGCAAGGTTGACCATTACGTCGATTCTCAAAGCATTATCAGAGACCCTGCTTTCTTCAAACCATCTTAATTAAAATCCAGCGGCGACATCTCTTCAGTCTTCACCAAGGATCGTATAACTCTCTAGCCTGAGTAATAACCAGAGAGCTACAAAAAATTTCAAGCATCCAATTGCCAACGTTGTATTGTGACATTACATGGGAAACAATAGGCTTGCACTTGATGGTCGGACAAACAAAGAGTTGCTTATCTCTCAATCTTTATTCTTGGAAATGCGAAAAATGCAATGAAATCTACATCAGAGTATCATAATCAGCACTTGCCACGCAGCTTACTCGCCCATGAATTCTGTGAACACTGCGACATCTTCGTACATTCAACAGAAATACCTATCTGAAGAGGACCTCTAATTAAGGTCAGGCTCCAAAGGCTGCAAAAATATTCAATCAGGTTTAGAGCACGAGTACCATTTGATAAGTATGGGTTGTACGGGGTTATTCGGCCCTTGCAGCCTTCTTTGCTTCTTCAAGCTGCTGCAATTCTATCAACCTTTGAGCCCAAGCTTTTTCCCTTGCCACTGCAGCCATCTTCCTCTCAATCCTCTTCATGTCCCTCTTCTTCCTAGCCTCTGCCCACTGAGCTTTGCGTTTCTTTTTCTCAGACTGCACAAATAACACGGGGCAATTGAATTAGCTAAGAGATCAGATAATATGGTGTTCATCATCCTCAATACACTGGCAGATAGGAAATCACAGATGAAAGATTTATACAATAGACAAAAAAGAATTCAGCACACACATTTAACCAAGTAAGACAgcatatttttaaaaatcaagGAGATGCAGGAATAAATGCCAAGGTGCAATCAGTCTTTGAATAGTAAAACATAGAAAGCTGAGTATGACTTTATAACTAGTTCTCTATATATACTGAATATAACATTATATccaacaagaaaacagtttatcTAAATAGTTGGCAAATCTCAGGCTATCAAACACTGTTAACAAATTTTTAGCTGAACCTAAGGGGGGCATGGATGAAGAGCCCATTCCATGCCCCATAAAACACAAAAGATAGTTAATATTTAATAAAGTCATATATAGGAGAATATGTGATTTTCTACGGCACCATGCCGCCTGAGAATACCAACCACACTCCATTTTTACTGACAAAAAAAGATGCTAAAGGAGAAAATTCTCCAGGTTTAGAAATGACATgctaagaaagaaaaagataccgaaaaagaatcaaaataaataaatagatgcaAAAAATTTCACTATTTACACCTTCTATACTCTTTAATTTAtcttcttattttcttcttgcTATCAAATATGCTTCCTTTCCTTCCTTATTCATATAGAGCCACAGTTCGCTTGCAAATTTAGAAAGTCTATGTGCTATGGTTGGAGATTCTTCAATATTGCAGATGCCCAAATTGTGCTGACACATATTCTAATGATTACAATATATCCAAGAATGACTTGATGAATTGATCCAAGTCCTAATCAAACCAAGAATAGAACAATGATGTATATAAAGCAGCAACtgtctttctattttttatcaACATTCCATATATACGAGAGaacttgacctacgtccattCAATTTCCTGCAATTGTTGCTAGTTTATACGTTTATGGATGATTTACCAAGACCGTTATAAGTGAAATTGATTTAGCAGCAACTGCAGGTTCCAAAGCATAACTAATTTTCAATCCTAAAGGGAAACGATGATTGATGGCATTATGGTTGACCAAGTGAAGATAAAATCAACAATAACCAATGAATCAAAGAATCTA
The Phoenix dactylifera cultivar Barhee BC4 chromosome 3, palm_55x_up_171113_PBpolish2nd_filt_p, whole genome shotgun sequence DNA segment above includes these coding regions:
- the LOC103709748 gene encoding tetraspanin-6-like, with product MAMYRCSNMVIGYLNLLSLLASIPIIGGGLWLARSSKTCESLLQKPLLVLGFVVLLVSLAGFVGACFNVAWALWLYLLVMLLLIAALLGLTVFGFAVTGRGGGVQVPGRVYREYHLEDYSRWLRRRITEGRYWQAARACVVGSKACANIVLWTPLDYLQKDLTPIQSGCCKPPTSCTYSAGAAVAAQDADCYRWNNAASVLCYECDSCKAGVLEQVRRDWHKLSVLNVVVLVFLLVVYFTGCCALRNARRAEYGYPYGENHMSKMRPRWDYYWGRWWRDRRDQLY